Proteins from one Salvelinus namaycush isolate Seneca chromosome 34, SaNama_1.0, whole genome shotgun sequence genomic window:
- the LOC120028809 gene encoding chordin-like encodes MSCAWLHSGLASRLKSPVLPIHSEREPLPSKGMSGCSFGGRFYSLEDTWHPDLGEPFGVMHCVQCYCETQRGRKSKVLGKVSCKNVKQDCPEPSCDDPVLLPGQCCKTCPKGEVDRKQAEAVFDGFEYFQEKEKEDDLHKSYNDRSYLSSEDISSGESRTDFVAVLTGVTGSWLPSSSGVARARFSLTRTSLTFSITYQRIGRPSRVVFLDSDGNTAFEYKTPKGDSDMICGVWKNLPQSHVRQLQAEQLRVTMTTATGRREQIEGKIIKHRALFAETFSSTLTSEKEHSGMGGIAMLTLSDTENNLHFILILQGLIPVDSPLVPIRVRLQYSQHVLREIHANVTAYDPDFAEVLTDLNSRELFWLSRGQLVIAVETEGPDPRHISGFITGRKSCDTIQSVMSSGDALTAGKTGGVGSAFFHLHDNGTLDYQVQIAGLSSEVVGLTIELKPRRRSKRSVLYDLAPEFDRPSGRATGSWSRLEARHIHMLLQNELFINVATAHSQEGELRGQIRGLFYSGLEAPRHEIPVPLAGQFVAPPVLTSAGGHAWVSVDERCHLHYEIVVAGLSKADDLTVSAHLHGFAEIGELGESSTNHKRLLTGFYGSQAQGVLKDISVELLRHLDRGTAFIQVSTKVNTRGEIRGQVHVPNNCEFGTRGEVELAEFDGLFVRDPEELKKDPHTCFFESQHHAHGSFWTPNYNNCFTCSCQKRTVICDPVICPVLTCSRTIQPEDKCCPVCLERKEPKNMKTPERLDEHPEGCYFEGDQKMHAPGSTWHPFVPPFGYIKCALCTCKGATGEVHCEKVTCPALTCSRPVRRSPSDCCKECPEEDNPPLEHADMMQADGTRHCKFGKNFYQNSDNWHPRVPLMGEMKCITCWCDHGVTKCQRKQCPVLTCSNITRREGMCCPECQDSKEEEEELIKVPEKKNSWSH; translated from the exons ATGAGCTGCGCGTGGCTGCACTCTGGACTGGCCTCACGGCTGAAGTCTCCCGTTCTGCCCATCCATTCGGAGAGGGAACCTTTACCATCCAAGGGCATGTCAG GATGTTCATTCGGAGGAAGATTCTATTCTCTGGAGGACACTTGGCACCCTGACCTCGGTGAGCCGTTTGGAGTCATGCACTGTGTCCAATGTTACTGCGAGACA CAAAGGGGTCGTAAGAGTAAGGTGTTGGGGAAGGTAAGCTGTAAGAACGTCAAGCAGGACTGTCCTGAGCCTAGCTGTGATGACCCAGTGCTGCTACCTGGACAATGCTGCAAGACCTGCCCCAAAG GCGAGGTGGACAGGAAGCAGGCGGAGGCGGTGTTTGATGGCTTCGAGTACTTccaggagaaggagaaagaggatgACCTGCACAAGTCCTACAATGACCGCTCATACCTCAGCTCTGAGGACATTTCCTCTGGGGAGAGCCGCACTG actttGTAGCAGTGTTGACGGGAGTGACAGGCTCCTGGTTACCCAGCTCCAGTGGTGTGGCCCGGGCACGCTTCTCTCTCACTAGAACCAGCCTGACCTTCTCCATCACCTAccagag gaTCGGGCGACCAAGCAGGGTTGTCTTCCTTGATTCAGATGGAAACACTGCGTTTGAGTACAAGACCCCTAAGGGAGACTCAGACATG atctGCGGGGTGTGGAAGAATCTCCCCCAATCCCACGTGCGACAGCTACAGGCAGAACAACTTCGGGTTACTATGACAACAGCCACCGGTAGACGGGAGCAGATCGAAGGAAAGATCATCAAACACAGAGCACTGTTcgcag AGACGTTCAGCTCCACTCTGACCTCAGAAAAAGAGCATTCTGGGATGGGAGGCATCGCCATGCTGACTCTGAGTGACACAGAGAACAACCTTCACTTCATCCTCATACTGCAGGGACTGat CCCTGTAGACTCCCCCCTGGTGCCCATCCGGGTACGACTGCAGTACAGCCAACATGTCCTGAGAGAGATCCATGCCAACGTCACCGCCTAT GACCCAGACTTTGCTGAGGTACTGACAGACCTGAACAGTCGGGAGCTCTTCTGGTTATCAAGGGGCCAGCTGGTGATCGCCGTGGAAACTGAGGGCCCGGATCCCAGACACATCTCCGGCTTCATCACCGGCAGGAAGTCATGTGACA ccaTCCAGAGTGTCATGTCCAGTGGTGATGCATTGACAGCAGGGAAGACAGGCGGTGTGGGATCAGCATTCTTTCATCTCCATGATAACGGCACCCTGGACTACCAG GTCCAGATAGCGGGGTTATCCAGTGAAGTGGTGGGTCTGACCATCGAGCTAAAGCCTCGGCGGCGCAGTAAGCGGTCCGTGCTGTATGACCTAGCTCCAGAGTTCGACAGGCCCAGCGGGCGGGCGACGGGAAGCTGGAGTCGTCTGGAGGCGCGTCACATCCACATGCTGCTGCAGAACGAACTGTTCATCAACGTGGCTACCGCACACAGCCAGGAGGGGGAGCTACGCGGACAGATCAGAGGCCTGTTCTACAGCGGCCTGGAGGCACCCAGACATG AGATCCCTGTCCCTCTGGCAGGCCAGTTTGTGGCCCCTCCAGTCCTGACCAGTGCTGGGGGCCATGCCTGGGTGTCTGTGGACGAGCGCTGTCACCTCCATTATGAGATCGTGGTGGCAGGCCTCAGCAAAGCTGATGACCTCACAGTCAGCGCCCACCTTCATGGATTTGCCGAAATCGGAGAGCTTGGCGAGAGCAGCACCAATCACAAGAGACTGCTGACAGGGTTCTACGGTTCTCAG gcccaGGGTGTGTTGAAGGACATCAGTGTAGAGTTGTTGCGTCACCTGGACAGAGGGACAGCCTTCATCCAGGTCAGCACCAAGGTCAACACCAGAGGAGAGATACGTGGACAG gtCCATGTGCCTAACAACTGTGAGTTTGGGACAAGGGGTGAGGTGGAGTTGGCGGAGTTTGATGGCCTGTTTGTGCGTGATCCTGAGGAACTAAAGAAAGACCCCCACACCTGTTTCTTTGAGAGTCAACACCACGCCCACGGCTCATTCTGGACCCCCAACTACAACAACTGTTTCACCTGCAGCTGTCAG AAGCGCACAGTGATCTGTGACCCGGTCATCTGTCCAGTCCTCACCTGTTCTCGCACCATCCAGCCTGAGGACAAGTGCTGCCCCGTGTGTctcg AGAGGAAAGAGCCCAAGAACATGAAGACTCCAGAGAGGCTAGACGAGCATCCAGAAG gtTGTTACTTTGAGGGGGACCAGAAGATGCATGCTCCTGGGTCTACATGGCATCCATTCGTCCCTCCATTTGGCTACATCAAGTGTGCCCTCTGCACCTGCAAG GGGGCGACAGGCGAGGTGCACTGTGAGAAGGTGACGTGTCCAGCCCTGACCTGCAGTCGTCCGGTACGCCGTAGCCCCTCAGACTGCTGTAAGGAATGTCCGGAGGAAGACAACCCCCCCCTGGAGCACGCTGACATGATGCAGGCAGATGGGACACGTCACTGCAAGTTTGGGAAGAACTTCTACCAGAACAGTGACAACTGGCACCCCCGTGTGCCCCTGATGGGAGAGATGAAGTGCATCACCTGCTGGTGTGAC catgGTGTGACTAAGTGTCAGAGGAAACAGTGTCCAGTCCTGACCTGTAGTAACATCACCCGCCGGGAGGGCATGTGCTGTCCTGAGTGCCAAG ATtccaaagaggaagaggaggagctgaTAAAAGTTCCGGAAAAGAAGAACAGCTGGAGCCACTGA